A genomic segment from Lignipirellula cremea encodes:
- a CDS encoding phosphorylase family protein, whose protein sequence is MWFRGLVNQVLQEAAEKRVEAQAAEEQRKELRLAAAAGKLEESQQLPPCDVLMVFALGLEATDVVRRMTEVVVTRLPGMVERIGLIGGRRVALVESGVGVEAAGKATTAAIAIHRPAWVLSAGFAGGLNEALHRGHIVMADAVADLHDQHLAIPLQMDAAAAKAVKGLHVGRLLTVDHIIRETDEKQRLGVEHQALACDMETMAVALACIQTRTRFLSVRVITDAVDDALPIEVEKLLAQKSLAGKLGAGLGALMQRPSSVKDMWNLQEQASTAAGRLARFLDGVLPQLLSKPTAPSTDSPPASSAETSPPADPAP, encoded by the coding sequence ATGTGGTTCCGGGGTTTGGTCAATCAGGTGCTGCAGGAAGCGGCCGAAAAACGCGTCGAAGCGCAAGCGGCGGAAGAGCAGCGGAAGGAGCTGCGGCTGGCGGCCGCGGCCGGCAAGCTGGAAGAATCGCAGCAGCTGCCCCCGTGCGACGTGCTGATGGTATTCGCCCTGGGGCTGGAAGCGACCGACGTGGTCCGGCGGATGACCGAGGTCGTGGTTACGCGACTGCCTGGCATGGTGGAGCGGATCGGCCTGATCGGCGGCCGCCGCGTCGCCCTGGTGGAGTCGGGCGTCGGCGTGGAAGCGGCCGGCAAGGCGACGACCGCTGCGATCGCCATCCATCGTCCCGCCTGGGTGCTTTCCGCCGGGTTTGCCGGCGGCCTGAACGAAGCGCTGCACCGGGGGCATATCGTCATGGCGGATGCGGTCGCCGATCTTCACGACCAGCACCTGGCTATTCCACTGCAGATGGATGCGGCCGCCGCCAAAGCAGTCAAAGGGCTGCATGTCGGTCGACTGCTCACGGTGGATCACATCATCCGCGAGACGGACGAGAAGCAGCGGCTGGGCGTAGAGCACCAGGCCCTCGCCTGTGATATGGAAACGATGGCAGTCGCCCTGGCGTGCATCCAGACGCGCACCCGCTTTCTGTCCGTTCGCGTGATTACCGACGCCGTCGACGACGCCTTACCGATTGAAGTAGAAAAACTGCTGGCCCAGAAATCGCTGGCGGGAAAACTAGGGGCCGGACTCGGCGCCCTGATGCAGCGACCGTCCAGCGTGAAGGATATGTGGAACCTGCAGGAACAGGCCAGTACGGCAGCGGGCAGACTGGCCCGCTTTCTCGATGGCGTCCTGCCCCAGTTGCTGTCGAAGCCGACCGCCCCTTCAACCGACAGCCCGCCAGCGTCTTCTGCGGAAACGTCCCCGCCTGCCGACCCCGCGCCCTGA
- the ptsP gene encoding phosphoenolpyruvate--protein phosphotransferase codes for MRKGIAVSPGVAIGKAYCIHEIFVAPNLKRLGDNEVSAELAKYETARDRVADDLRALQRKVAVQVGNDAASIFAMHETILRDSAFTKKIRSWIVNDRISSQAALKRLIDEYADIFAQTDDDYLKERLNDVRDVVERLSAQLSDVLKPKSDALPGPLIVVAGELLPSQAVMLGDAEVLGIVTEKGSQTSHAAIIARSRGIPAVSGVRGILRQIRTGDTLIVDGRTGSLIINPDSETLSAFRKLEREFCDLRDQLAENRDLPASTADGLALRLEANINSVADANAAVAMGASGVGLFRTEYLYLTHPDVPDEEEQLQVYRAIIQASPNQQVTIRTLDIGGDKTVPYLGHHHQEANPFLGWRSIRLSFEHPEFFMTQIRAVLRAAADSPEGRVRLMFPMITTVEEMRRLRAMVKKAARQLDKQGKAHGRTPIGMMLEVPAAAVSIDSMLEVVDFVSIGSNDLVQYLMAADRDNPKVSHLCQPLAPAVLKVLTHVIRTCNRAGKPVTLCGEMAGRPRAFLLLLGMGLVGFSMSPSFIPSIKELANLVTTEQARAILERTLQFKTTAQVKRYLMQQVELIAPSLALLDTA; via the coding sequence ATGCGAAAAGGCATTGCCGTCTCCCCCGGAGTCGCCATTGGCAAGGCGTATTGTATCCACGAGATTTTCGTGGCGCCGAACCTGAAGCGCCTGGGCGATAACGAAGTATCGGCGGAACTCGCCAAATATGAAACCGCCCGCGATCGTGTGGCGGACGATCTCCGCGCGCTCCAGCGGAAGGTGGCCGTACAGGTCGGCAACGACGCCGCCTCGATCTTCGCCATGCACGAGACGATCCTGCGGGATTCGGCGTTCACCAAGAAAATCCGTAGTTGGATCGTCAACGATCGTATCTCCAGCCAGGCGGCCCTCAAGCGGCTGATCGATGAATACGCCGACATTTTCGCCCAGACGGACGACGACTATCTCAAAGAGCGTCTGAACGATGTACGCGATGTGGTCGAACGGCTAAGCGCCCAACTGAGCGATGTCCTTAAACCCAAGTCCGACGCCCTGCCGGGACCGTTGATCGTGGTGGCTGGAGAGCTGCTGCCCTCCCAGGCCGTCATGCTGGGCGACGCCGAAGTACTGGGCATTGTGACGGAAAAAGGCAGCCAGACCAGCCATGCGGCCATTATCGCCCGTAGCCGGGGCATCCCGGCCGTGTCGGGCGTACGCGGCATCCTGCGGCAGATCCGCACTGGCGATACACTGATCGTCGATGGACGCACGGGCAGCCTGATCATTAACCCTGATTCGGAAACGCTGAGCGCCTTTCGCAAGCTGGAACGGGAGTTTTGCGATCTGCGCGACCAGCTGGCCGAAAACCGCGATCTGCCCGCTTCCACTGCCGACGGCCTGGCCTTGCGGCTGGAAGCCAATATCAACAGCGTCGCCGACGCCAACGCCGCGGTCGCCATGGGCGCTTCCGGCGTGGGGCTGTTCCGCACTGAATACCTGTATCTGACACATCCCGACGTGCCCGATGAAGAAGAGCAACTGCAGGTGTACCGGGCCATTATCCAGGCCAGCCCCAATCAACAGGTGACCATTCGTACGCTGGATATCGGCGGCGATAAAACAGTGCCCTACCTGGGACACCATCACCAGGAAGCAAACCCCTTTCTGGGCTGGCGCAGCATTCGACTGTCGTTTGAACATCCCGAATTTTTCATGACGCAGATCCGCGCCGTGCTGCGGGCGGCCGCCGATTCGCCCGAGGGCCGGGTGCGGTTGATGTTCCCCATGATTACCACCGTCGAAGAGATGCGCCGCCTGCGCGCGATGGTGAAGAAAGCCGCCAGGCAACTGGACAAACAGGGGAAAGCGCACGGCCGCACGCCCATCGGCATGATGCTGGAAGTGCCGGCCGCCGCCGTATCGATCGATTCCATGTTAGAAGTCGTCGACTTCGTCTCCATCGGCTCGAACGACCTGGTGCAGTACCTGATGGCGGCTGATCGCGACAACCCCAAGGTGAGCCATCTCTGCCAGCCGCTGGCTCCGGCCGTGCTGAAAGTGCTGACGCACGTCATTCGCACTTGCAACCGGGCCGGAAAACCGGTCACGCTCTGCGGAGAAATGGCCGGTCGTCCGCGAGCCTTCCTGCTGCTGCTGGGGATGGGGCTGGTCGGGTTCAGCATGAGCCCTTCTTTTATCCCTTCGATCAAAGAACTGGCCAACCTGGTCACGACCGAACAGGCCCGCGCAATCCTGGAACGCACACTGCAGTTCAAAACGACCGCCCAGGTCAAACGTTACCTGATGCAGCAAGTTGAGCTGATCGCCCCCAGCCTCGCCCTGCTCGACACGGCCTGA
- the trpS gene encoding tryptophan--tRNA ligase — protein sequence MRVLSGIQPTGRLHWGNYFGAIRQYIDLQSEDQAYYFIANLHALTTVRDADQLRAFTMDAALDLLALGLDPSQATLFAQSDVPEVSELTWILLSGAPLGLLERCHAYKDKKEKGLPADAGLFTYPVLMAADILAYDSDVVPVGEDQVQHIEVCRDLARSFNHHFGEVFVLPKAQVLEKTAKVVGLDGEKMSKSYDNTIELFEPAKAARKKVMRITTDSRPMEDPKDPETDHLFQLFSLFGEPAAVKEMAELYRRGGFGYGHVKKALADAAEAYFEEPRARREELVAHPERVREILGDGAAAARKTAGAVLRRAQEACGLRSR from the coding sequence ATGCGAGTGCTTTCGGGAATCCAGCCAACCGGTCGCCTGCACTGGGGCAATTACTTTGGCGCCATTCGCCAGTACATCGACCTGCAGAGCGAAGACCAGGCCTACTACTTCATCGCCAATCTGCACGCGCTGACCACCGTGCGGGACGCCGACCAGTTGCGCGCCTTTACGATGGATGCGGCGCTTGATCTGCTGGCCCTGGGGCTCGACCCCAGCCAGGCGACGCTGTTCGCACAGTCCGACGTGCCCGAAGTTTCCGAGCTGACCTGGATCCTGCTCTCTGGCGCCCCTTTAGGACTGCTGGAGCGCTGTCACGCTTACAAAGACAAAAAAGAAAAAGGCCTGCCGGCCGACGCCGGGCTGTTTACCTATCCGGTGCTGATGGCGGCCGACATCCTGGCCTACGACAGCGACGTGGTTCCCGTCGGCGAAGATCAGGTGCAGCATATCGAAGTCTGCCGCGACCTGGCCCGCAGCTTTAATCATCACTTTGGCGAAGTGTTTGTCCTGCCCAAAGCCCAGGTGCTGGAGAAAACGGCCAAAGTAGTCGGGCTCGACGGGGAAAAAATGTCGAAGAGTTACGACAACACGATCGAGCTGTTCGAACCGGCCAAGGCGGCGCGGAAAAAGGTCATGCGGATCACGACCGATTCCCGCCCGATGGAAGACCCCAAAGACCCCGAGACCGATCATTTGTTCCAGCTGTTCTCCCTCTTTGGCGAACCGGCGGCCGTCAAGGAAATGGCGGAACTGTATCGTCGCGGCGGTTTCGGTTACGGCCACGTCAAAAAGGCCCTGGCCGATGCGGCTGAGGCTTACTTTGAAGAGCCTCGCGCCCGCCGTGAGGAACTGGTCGCCCATCCGGAACGGGTGCGAGAAATCCTGGGCGACGGCGCCGCTGCCGCCCGCAAAACTGCCGGCGCCGTACTCCGCCGCGCGCAGGAAGCCTGCGGGCTGCGGTCCCGCTAA
- a CDS encoding serine/threonine protein kinase, producing the protein MNDSHSLSADDQRIVDDWAERWHALRDQGRDVDLTDLCRERPDLQPALQKRIDALQHENAPADSNVDQVDADDDADVFAESFKESLICDSHYVNLLHHSRGGLGTVYTAHDLRLHRDVAVKFIHRRFVRDDEKRSRFLAEQEITGRLDHPGIVPVHGAGETPQGRPFYVMRFIDGKTLEDAIVAYHKRLAKKKSAPGRNAELALQFRDLLTRFVSVCKTIAYAHKRGIAHCDVKPDNVMIGRYGETTVVDWGLATSFSRDKSAKESGEKTLMLHSVDTSVLKAKGIEGTPRYMSPERAQGKTNLGPHTDVYALGVMLYRILTGEYPFNAADDHEVLNRIVDGNFTPPQQHKPSLPGPLCEVCLKAMSRNPDERHDSAISLAEDVEKFLADEAIPGQHESVSRKFARWTRHHRKAVQSSLALLLLLFAASATMAALYFQAAASEKVAFEEARTARQEGLRFSARLAAGVVTRELERRFDILQNETRSGELATLVAAVKPDDPMPAKAVQEWIISKHTNYQDLAKAYSWFITDRSGRQIARAPLYDEFEELHASVGADYSHRDYFHGQGPDFKQPAEGLPKIITEPHVSAAFLATNKNHVVTLSIPIKDMSGASPRIVGELAMVIEVGNLGLMRLDLGENRRVVLISLKEDQVPLAIDTDQPFGLLLDHPEIASMGANRDKVYRMGPKVLTELQAWMDKTQQDNISFPPRESLFISDYVDPVDADKESHWMASFSPVALRRKAIGWAVAVQEPP; encoded by the coding sequence CCCGACCTCCAGCCGGCCCTGCAGAAACGGATCGACGCCCTCCAACACGAAAACGCCCCCGCCGACAGTAACGTTGATCAGGTAGACGCTGACGACGACGCCGACGTTTTCGCCGAATCGTTCAAAGAGTCGCTGATCTGCGATTCACACTATGTCAATTTGTTGCACCACTCCCGCGGCGGGCTGGGAACCGTTTATACGGCGCACGACTTGCGACTGCATCGTGATGTGGCGGTGAAGTTCATCCACCGCCGCTTTGTCCGCGATGATGAAAAACGGTCGCGGTTCCTGGCCGAACAGGAAATCACCGGGCGCCTGGATCATCCGGGAATTGTGCCCGTCCATGGCGCCGGGGAAACGCCGCAGGGACGTCCCTTTTATGTGATGCGGTTCATCGACGGCAAAACGCTGGAAGATGCGATTGTCGCCTATCATAAACGTCTGGCGAAGAAGAAAAGTGCGCCCGGCCGGAACGCCGAGTTGGCGTTGCAGTTTCGCGATCTGCTGACCCGGTTTGTTTCTGTCTGCAAAACGATCGCTTACGCGCACAAGCGGGGGATCGCCCATTGCGACGTGAAGCCCGACAATGTCATGATCGGCCGGTATGGGGAAACGACGGTCGTCGACTGGGGGCTGGCGACCTCGTTCAGTCGGGACAAATCGGCCAAAGAGAGCGGCGAAAAAACGCTCATGCTGCACAGTGTCGACACCAGCGTTCTCAAGGCCAAAGGGATCGAAGGCACGCCCCGCTACATGAGCCCGGAACGGGCCCAGGGGAAAACCAATCTCGGTCCCCATACCGATGTTTATGCCCTGGGTGTCATGCTCTATCGCATTCTCACCGGCGAGTATCCCTTTAATGCGGCCGACGATCATGAGGTGCTTAACCGGATTGTCGACGGCAACTTTACTCCGCCGCAGCAACACAAACCGAGCCTGCCGGGGCCGCTGTGCGAGGTTTGCCTGAAGGCGATGTCCCGCAACCCCGACGAGCGCCACGACTCGGCCATATCGTTGGCGGAAGACGTCGAGAAATTCCTGGCCGACGAAGCCATTCCCGGCCAGCATGAATCTGTTTCCAGAAAGTTCGCCCGCTGGACCCGCCATCATCGCAAGGCGGTGCAGTCGAGCCTGGCGCTGCTGCTCCTGCTGTTCGCCGCATCGGCCACCATGGCGGCGCTGTATTTCCAGGCGGCCGCCAGTGAGAAGGTCGCCTTTGAAGAAGCCCGTACGGCCCGCCAGGAAGGACTGCGGTTTTCGGCGCGGCTGGCGGCAGGCGTCGTCACGCGGGAACTGGAGCGGCGCTTCGACATTCTGCAGAACGAAACCCGTTCCGGCGAACTGGCCACACTGGTGGCGGCCGTCAAACCCGACGACCCCATGCCAGCCAAAGCGGTCCAGGAATGGATCATCAGCAAACACACCAACTACCAGGACCTGGCCAAGGCTTACTCCTGGTTCATCACCGATCGGAGCGGGCGGCAGATTGCCCGGGCTCCGCTGTACGACGAATTTGAAGAGCTCCACGCCAGCGTCGGCGCTGACTACAGCCATCGCGATTATTTCCACGGTCAGGGGCCCGACTTCAAGCAGCCTGCGGAAGGCCTGCCGAAGATCATCACCGAGCCGCACGTTTCGGCAGCCTTTCTGGCTACCAACAAGAATCATGTGGTGACCCTGTCGATTCCTATCAAGGATATGTCGGGCGCCTCCCCGCGGATCGTCGGCGAACTGGCGATGGTGATCGAAGTCGGCAACCTGGGGCTGATGCGGCTGGATCTGGGCGAAAACCGGCGGGTGGTGCTGATCTCTTTAAAAGAAGACCAGGTCCCTCTGGCGATCGATACCGACCAGCCCTTCGGCTTGCTGCTGGACCACCCGGAGATCGCCTCGATGGGCGCCAACCGGGACAAGGTCTATCGAATGGGTCCAAAGGTGTTGACCGAGCTGCAGGCCTGGATGGATAAGACCCAGCAGGACAACATTAGCTTCCCGCCGCGTGAGTCGCTGTTCATTTCCGACTATGTGGATCCGGTCGACGCCGACAAAGAATCCCACTGGATGGCGTCCTTCTCTCCGGTCGCTCTGCGGCGGAAAGCGATCGGCTGGGCCGTCGCGGTGCAGGAACCGCCGTAA
- a CDS encoding dihydroorotate dehydrogenase: protein MPANKFTPVTPPSEEAAPPAAAPDLSVSLGRLKLPNPILTASGTFGYAREMERILDLRRLGGILPKTVTQTPRAGNAPWRTVETSAGLLNSIGLDNDGIDAFIEHHLPYLRDCGTAVIVSIAGRSQDEFVAMASRLGELPGVAAVELNISCPNVSGGVDFGADPDRCGSLVAAVRAECAAPFLAKLTPNVNRIADIALAAEQGGADAISAINTLLGMAVDWRRKRPLLGNGMGGLSGPAIKPVALRCVYQIAQAVKIPIVGIGGIATIDDVMEFIVAGASAVQIGTANYYDPTVSMKLLDALPGALAEAGVTRLADLVGTLDF from the coding sequence ATGCCTGCCAACAAATTCACCCCGGTTACCCCTCCCAGCGAGGAGGCTGCGCCGCCTGCCGCTGCCCCCGATCTGTCGGTCTCGCTGGGGCGGCTGAAGCTCCCCAACCCGATCCTCACCGCTTCGGGCACTTTTGGCTATGCTCGAGAGATGGAGCGGATCCTCGATCTGCGTCGCCTGGGCGGGATTCTGCCAAAAACCGTCACGCAGACGCCGCGGGCCGGCAACGCCCCTTGGCGAACGGTCGAAACTTCGGCCGGGCTGCTCAACTCGATTGGCCTGGATAACGACGGTATTGACGCCTTTATTGAACATCACCTGCCTTACCTGCGCGACTGCGGGACGGCCGTGATCGTGAGTATCGCCGGCCGCAGCCAGGACGAATTTGTCGCCATGGCCAGTCGGCTGGGCGAGTTGCCGGGCGTGGCCGCCGTGGAACTGAATATCTCCTGTCCCAACGTTAGCGGCGGCGTCGATTTTGGCGCCGACCCGGATCGCTGCGGCAGTCTGGTCGCGGCCGTTCGGGCCGAATGCGCAGCGCCGTTTCTGGCCAAGCTGACCCCTAACGTGAATCGGATCGCTGATATCGCCCTGGCGGCCGAACAGGGCGGAGCCGACGCCATCAGCGCAATCAACACGCTCCTGGGCATGGCGGTCGACTGGCGCCGTAAACGGCCGCTGCTGGGAAACGGCATGGGCGGCCTGAGCGGGCCCGCCATCAAGCCGGTCGCCTTACGTTGCGTGTATCAGATTGCACAAGCGGTGAAGATTCCGATCGTCGGCATTGGCGGCATCGCCACCATCGACGATGTCATGGAGTTTATCGTGGCCGGCGCCTCGGCTGTGCAGATCGGCACCGCCAACTACTATGACCCCACCGTCTCCATGAAACTGCTTGACGCCCTGCCCGGCGCGCTGGCCGAAGCGGGCGTCACGCGGCTGGCTGATCTGGTGGGCACGCTTGACTTTTAG
- the queC gene encoding 7-cyano-7-deazaguanine synthase QueC: MNQEVESTPREKVVVVLSGGMDSAVLLSHLAAQGHPLKAVSFNYGQRHVRELDSAARLATAAGVEHTIADLRGLTPLFGANSLSDLSVPVPEGHYAEESMKLTIVPNRNMIMLASAIAWAISSQFDAVAYGAHSGDHAIYPDCRPEFADAMSAASLLCDWKPIRLMRPFVQFDKGQIVALGHDLKTPFELTWTCYQGGEKHCGKCGSCTERQEAFAQAGVVDPVAYV; encoded by the coding sequence ATGAACCAGGAAGTCGAATCAACGCCCAGGGAAAAAGTGGTCGTGGTGCTGTCGGGCGGAATGGATTCGGCCGTCCTGCTTTCCCACCTGGCCGCCCAGGGACATCCGCTCAAAGCAGTCTCCTTTAACTACGGGCAGCGCCATGTACGCGAACTCGACTCGGCCGCCCGGCTGGCGACGGCCGCCGGCGTGGAGCATACGATCGCCGATCTTCGCGGTCTGACGCCCCTGTTTGGCGCCAACAGCCTGTCGGACCTCAGCGTGCCTGTGCCCGAAGGCCATTACGCTGAAGAATCGATGAAGCTGACCATCGTACCCAACCGGAACATGATCATGCTGGCCAGCGCCATCGCCTGGGCGATCAGTTCCCAGTTCGACGCCGTGGCCTATGGCGCCCATAGCGGCGACCACGCCATCTATCCCGATTGCCGGCCCGAATTCGCCGACGCGATGTCGGCCGCTTCCCTGCTGTGCGACTGGAAGCCGATCCGCCTGATGCGTCCCTTTGTACAGTTCGACAAAGGGCAAATCGTCGCCCTCGGCCATGACTTGAAAACGCCGTTTGAACTCACCTGGACCTGCTACCAGGGCGGCGAAAAGCATTGCGGCAAATGCGGCTCCTGCACCGAACGCCAGGAAGCCTTTGCCCAGGCCGGCGTCGTCGATCCGGTTGCCTACGTCTGA
- a CDS encoding DUF1501 domain-containing protein has translation MLTTPSEFDATGPEPLVRRRFLQQLAAAGTAAWMAGAPQTSTASAEVVHPPAKADACILIWMAGGMAAPETFDPKRYLPYEKGLSVSKVLSTFPAIDTAVDNIKICQGLEQIGQVMDRATLIRSAVQPDLGSILHSRHQYHWHTGYVPPQTVACPHLGSWMARVLGPRNPVMPAFINIGQRLEGVGEKEELKAFTTAGFLGSEFGPMNLPFPEDAAASVQPPAGMTANRFASRDKLFRQLVDQSPHREYASDFQQESLLRSFDNAYRLLSSKDRQAFDISLEPKESFEKYDTGRFGRGCLLARRLVESGARFVEVTTEYVPFLHWDTHADGHATVDRMHGEMDRPIAQLILDLEARGLLDRTLVIVASEFSRDAMIEGKPGSNANDQAAFRGDQMGEPKHYGLHRHFTGGTNVLMFGGGVKQGFLYGKTADERPLVAVENPVTVTDLHATIMTAMGVSPQTQFEVEGRPFYVTEDGKGRPVQEIFR, from the coding sequence ATGCTGACAACGCCTTCTGAATTTGATGCGACGGGTCCCGAACCGCTGGTGCGCCGCCGCTTTCTGCAGCAGCTGGCCGCCGCCGGTACAGCCGCCTGGATGGCCGGTGCGCCGCAGACCTCGACCGCTTCCGCCGAGGTGGTGCATCCGCCCGCCAAAGCCGACGCCTGCATTCTGATCTGGATGGCCGGCGGCATGGCGGCGCCGGAAACGTTCGATCCCAAACGCTACCTGCCGTACGAGAAAGGGCTGTCGGTCAGCAAAGTGCTGAGCACGTTCCCCGCCATCGATACGGCTGTCGATAACATCAAAATCTGCCAGGGGCTGGAACAGATCGGCCAGGTGATGGACCGCGCCACGCTGATCCGTTCGGCCGTCCAGCCCGACCTCGGCAGCATCCTGCACTCCCGCCACCAGTACCACTGGCACACCGGCTATGTGCCGCCGCAAACGGTTGCCTGCCCGCATCTGGGTTCCTGGATGGCGCGCGTGCTGGGACCGCGGAATCCGGTCATGCCGGCGTTTATCAACATCGGCCAGCGACTTGAAGGGGTGGGCGAAAAAGAAGAGCTCAAGGCGTTCACCACCGCCGGTTTTCTAGGCAGCGAGTTCGGCCCGATGAACCTGCCGTTTCCCGAAGACGCAGCCGCCTCGGTGCAGCCGCCCGCCGGCATGACGGCGAACCGCTTCGCCAGTCGCGACAAGCTGTTCCGCCAGCTGGTCGACCAGAGTCCCCATCGGGAATACGCCAGCGACTTCCAGCAGGAATCGCTGCTCCGCTCGTTCGACAATGCCTATCGACTGCTCTCGTCAAAGGATCGCCAGGCGTTCGATATCAGCCTGGAGCCGAAAGAGAGTTTTGAGAAATACGATACGGGCCGCTTTGGCCGCGGCTGTTTGCTGGCCCGCAGGCTGGTGGAGTCGGGCGCCCGGTTTGTGGAAGTGACGACGGAGTACGTCCCGTTCCTGCACTGGGATACGCATGCCGATGGGCACGCGACGGTGGATCGCATGCACGGCGAAATGGATCGTCCGATCGCGCAGCTGATTCTCGACCTGGAAGCGCGGGGACTGCTGGATCGCACGCTGGTGATCGTGGCTTCTGAATTCAGCCGCGACGCCATGATTGAAGGGAAGCCCGGCTCCAATGCCAATGACCAGGCCGCCTTCCGCGGCGACCAGATGGGCGAGCCCAAACACTACGGCTTGCATCGCCACTTTACCGGCGGCACCAATGTGCTGATGTTCGGCGGCGGAGTGAAGCAGGGCTTCTTGTACGGCAAGACGGCCGACGAAAGACCGCTGGTGGCGGTCGAGAATCCGGTCACTGTGACCGATCTGCACGCCACCATCATGACGGCGATGGGCGTAAGTCCGCAGACCCAGTTTGAAGTCGAAGGCCGGCCGTTCTATGTGACCGAAGACGGCAAGGGCCGGCCTGTGCAGGAAATCTTCCGCTAA